Proteins from a single region of Nitrososphaerota archaeon:
- a CDS encoding proline--tRNA ligase, with protein sequence MSGGNQEGLTAKKAEDFDEWYTQIILKSEIADYSPVSGCVVYRPPGYAIWENIQRETDRLFKESGVLNTYFPLLIPERLLKKESEHVEGFAPEVAWVTETGSSKIEEKLAIRPTSESLMYEVVSRWIRSWRDLPLRLNQWNNVIRWEFKNPAFILRSREFLWNEGHSLFATKEEADAERDQILGIYKNVTEEWLALPGYLGRKTRGETFAGAEATYSIEHLLPDGKAIQGPDWHSDGQNFSKAFGIVFIDKEGNKQWVYQNTWAISTREIGVMLAVHSDDRGAVVPPRLSAVQVVVVPIVNDESKGAVLDGARKLLESLAGFRAKLDARDNLTPGRKFNEWELKGVPLRVEFGPRDMKEGQAVLVRRDTRGKRTVKLGSLAAEVGRELDDIQANLLKRAREALEAGTHDASSLAQLKEVLAAEGGIVRVRWCGDGACEAKMKESAGGKVLNVPLDQKRGSGACVACGRDAPSVALYGKSY encoded by the coding sequence ATGTCGGGAGGGAACCAGGAAGGGCTCACGGCCAAGAAGGCGGAAGACTTCGACGAGTGGTACACCCAGATAATCCTGAAATCGGAGATAGCCGACTACAGCCCCGTCTCCGGGTGCGTCGTGTACCGCCCTCCAGGCTACGCCATCTGGGAGAACATCCAGAGGGAGACCGACAGGCTGTTCAAGGAGTCGGGGGTCCTCAACACCTACTTCCCCCTGCTCATCCCCGAGCGGCTCCTGAAGAAGGAGTCGGAGCATGTGGAGGGGTTCGCGCCTGAGGTGGCCTGGGTGACTGAGACCGGGAGCTCCAAGATCGAAGAGAAGCTCGCGATCCGGCCGACGTCGGAGTCGCTCATGTACGAGGTGGTGTCGCGCTGGATACGGTCATGGAGGGACCTCCCCTTGAGGCTCAACCAGTGGAACAACGTCATCCGCTGGGAGTTCAAGAACCCCGCCTTCATCCTGCGCTCTAGGGAGTTCCTCTGGAACGAGGGGCACTCCCTCTTCGCCACCAAGGAGGAAGCCGACGCCGAAAGGGACCAGATACTCGGGATCTACAAGAATGTCACCGAAGAGTGGCTCGCCCTCCCAGGGTACCTGGGGAGGAAGACGCGGGGGGAGACGTTCGCCGGTGCCGAAGCCACCTACAGCATCGAGCACCTGCTCCCCGACGGGAAAGCGATACAGGGGCCAGACTGGCACTCTGACGGCCAGAACTTCTCGAAGGCGTTCGGCATAGTCTTCATCGACAAGGAGGGGAACAAGCAGTGGGTCTACCAGAACACCTGGGCGATCTCGACCCGCGAGATAGGGGTGATGCTCGCGGTCCACAGCGACGACAGGGGGGCCGTCGTCCCGCCGAGGCTCTCGGCCGTCCAGGTGGTCGTCGTCCCCATAGTGAACGACGAAAGCAAAGGGGCGGTCCTGGACGGGGCCAGGAAGCTCCTGGAGTCCCTGGCCGGGTTCAGGGCGAAGCTCGACGCCAGGGACAACCTTACCCCTGGGCGGAAGTTCAACGAGTGGGAGCTGAAGGGGGTCCCCCTCAGGGTCGAGTTCGGCCCGAGGGACATGAAGGAGGGGCAGGCCGTCCTAGTCAGGAGGGACACCAGGGGGAAGAGGACGGTCAAGCTCGGGTCCCTGGCGGCCGAGGTGGGGAGGGAGCTGGACGACATACAGGCGAACCTCCTGAAGAGGGCCAGGGAGGCGCTGGAGGCGGGGACCCACGACGCTTCCTCCCTGGCGCAGCTCAAGGAGGTCCTGGCCGCCGAGGGGGGGATCGTCAGGGTCCGCTGGTGCGGAGACGGGGCGTGCGAAGCCAAGATGAAGGAGTCGGCAGGGGGGAAGGTCCTGAACGTTCCCCTCGACCAGAAGCGGGGGAGCGGGGCGTGCGTCGCCTGCGGAAGGGACGCCCCCTCGGTAGCCCTCTACGGGAAGTCTTACTGA
- a CDS encoding TMEM165/GDT1 family protein codes for MDSITLYAFFGIAAALFVAELTDKDAFLLLAVSAKIKARVAFLAGATAFVLTTALFVGAGSLLLTVVPVAWVRLAGGVVMLGYGGWQVRGLVGYRTVEEEESRVERSGTALRAYLTLVASLAFLDIAGDATEVLTVVLVSKYSDPLFVFASVCTGLIAATAFETALGNRMGRVLTPRRLRVVSAAVLLALGVAILASAA; via the coding sequence ATGGACAGCATCACGCTCTATGCGTTCTTCGGGATAGCCGCGGCCCTCTTCGTCGCCGAGCTCACCGACAAGGACGCGTTCCTCCTCCTCGCCGTGTCTGCGAAGATCAAGGCCAGGGTCGCCTTCCTGGCCGGGGCGACCGCTTTCGTCCTCACCACGGCCCTCTTCGTGGGTGCGGGGTCCCTCCTCCTGACCGTGGTCCCGGTGGCCTGGGTGAGGTTGGCCGGAGGGGTGGTCATGCTCGGGTACGGCGGGTGGCAGGTCCGGGGGCTCGTCGGTTACCGGACGGTCGAGGAGGAGGAGTCGCGCGTCGAAAGATCCGGGACCGCCCTCAGGGCCTACCTCACCCTGGTGGCGTCCCTGGCGTTCCTCGACATCGCGGGGGATGCCACAGAGGTCCTCACGGTCGTCCTGGTGTCCAAGTACTCCGACCCGCTCTTCGTCTTCGCCTCCGTCTGCACCGGGCTCATCGCGGCGACCGCCTTCGAGACGGCGCTGGGGAACAGGATGGGCCGCGTCCTCACCCCCAGGAGGCTCCGCGTCGTGTCCGCAGCGGTCCTGCTCGCCCTCGGGGTGGCGATCCTCGCCTCCGCCGCGTAA
- a CDS encoding tRNA (adenine-N1)-methyltransferase yields MSVIQEDSYVLVYRDRRRRWLVRPKDTPKLHTHLGILDVSALVGKEFGVVASTTMGDELCILRPTIEDMTMKFARKTQVIYPKDLGLMAVKLGVHAGSKVVETGTGSGATTALMAYLVRPGGMVWTYDINPEFQAVAKKNIERLGLSDSVAFRSADSRLGFDESGFDAGILDVGDPWDVIPSMKAGLKPSAPMAAVTPTTNQAERLVAKMKEEGFVAIETVEILLRHLEARVGMTRPSNIMVGHTAYLTFGRTTKS; encoded by the coding sequence GTGAGCGTCATCCAGGAAGACTCCTACGTCCTCGTCTACAGGGACAGGAGGCGGAGGTGGCTGGTAAGGCCGAAGGACACCCCGAAGCTGCACACCCACCTGGGGATCCTGGACGTCTCCGCCCTGGTCGGGAAGGAGTTCGGCGTCGTCGCTTCCACCACCATGGGGGACGAGCTCTGCATACTTCGGCCGACCATAGAGGACATGACGATGAAGTTCGCCAGGAAGACGCAGGTGATCTATCCGAAAGACCTCGGGCTGATGGCCGTGAAGCTCGGGGTCCACGCAGGGTCGAAGGTGGTCGAGACCGGGACGGGGAGCGGGGCGACGACCGCCCTGATGGCCTACCTCGTCCGCCCGGGGGGGATGGTCTGGACCTACGACATCAACCCCGAGTTCCAGGCCGTCGCGAAGAAGAACATAGAGAGGCTCGGCCTCTCTGACAGCGTCGCCTTCAGGTCCGCCGACTCGCGCCTCGGGTTCGACGAGAGCGGGTTCGACGCCGGGATCCTGGACGTAGGGGACCCCTGGGATGTCATCCCCAGCATGAAGGCGGGGCTGAAGCCGTCGGCTCCCATGGCCGCGGTGACCCCGACCACCAACCAGGCCGAGAGGCTGGTGGCGAAGATGAAGGAAGAGGGGTTCGTGGCCATCGAGACCGTCGAGATCCTCCTCCGGCACCTGGAGGCGAGGGTGGGGATGACGCGCCCCTCCAACATCATGGTGGGGCACACGGCGTACCTGACGTTCGGCAGGACGACGAAGTCGTAA
- a CDS encoding MBL fold metallo-hydrolase: protein MGPLALKVGEARVTVFNVGDILLGLDEVYDKSVDLSRYFPEEKIGKKAGFPAQSFLIESGGVKVVVDPSDYSRLVAPGHFTPPAGYAPPPALTAQMESVGVAPTEVTHVVVTHLHFDHFAGATRGAGGNAVPTFPKADCIIPEKDWRMSSIAEAREVRDPDVVDTLVAVQQAGRLSLLDGAKDLGGGVSVEPFPGESPGHQVVAVKSKGMSCYCVGDLIHLEEEVEHPELVASWNEPREMESSRARFYRLASAEDAVVMPGHMRPGKVSVKGGRASWRTLDGTTARI from the coding sequence ATGGGCCCTCTAGCGCTGAAGGTGGGGGAGGCCAGGGTCACGGTCTTCAACGTGGGAGACATACTGCTCGGGCTGGACGAAGTCTACGACAAAAGCGTGGACCTCTCGCGCTACTTCCCGGAAGAGAAGATAGGGAAGAAGGCGGGGTTCCCCGCCCAGTCGTTCTTGATAGAATCAGGAGGGGTCAAGGTCGTGGTGGACCCCAGCGACTACTCCCGGCTCGTTGCCCCTGGGCACTTCACGCCTCCGGCGGGGTACGCGCCCCCGCCCGCGCTGACCGCCCAGATGGAGTCGGTCGGGGTCGCCCCGACGGAAGTCACCCACGTCGTAGTCACCCACCTCCACTTCGACCACTTCGCTGGAGCGACCCGGGGCGCGGGGGGGAACGCCGTTCCTACCTTCCCGAAGGCTGACTGCATAATCCCGGAGAAGGACTGGCGGATGAGCTCCATCGCCGAAGCCAGAGAGGTCCGGGACCCTGACGTCGTCGACACCCTCGTGGCGGTCCAGCAAGCGGGGAGGCTCTCGCTCCTCGACGGCGCCAAAGACCTCGGCGGGGGGGTGAGCGTCGAGCCGTTCCCGGGGGAGAGCCCGGGGCACCAGGTGGTCGCGGTGAAGTCGAAGGGGATGAGCTGCTACTGCGTCGGAGACCTCATCCATCTAGAGGAGGAGGTTGAGCATCCCGAGCTGGTCGCCTCCTGGAACGAGCCGAGGGAGATGGAGTCGAGCAGGGCGCGCTTCTACAGGCTGGCCTCCGCCGAGGACGCCGTCGTGATGCCAGGGCACATGCGCCCGGGGAAGGTCTCCGTCAAGGGGGGCCGCGCGTCCTGGAGAACCCTCGACGGCACGACCGCAAGGATATAG
- the endA gene encoding tRNA-intron lyase, whose translation MPGARARGRLFENRIVVWDIEESRRLFKEGYYGKPLGIPKPKDFLFDAPLILDLMEGYYLTTKKVIGVEDASGKEIAPKKLHQLCEASYNDFAEKFQVYRKLREAGFVVTPGIKFGSDFAVYEHGPGIDHAPYIVQVVSPDSKMTATSMVRSGRLATTVRKQFIIAISDKDRKTIDFLRYDWWRA comes from the coding sequence GTGCCCGGGGCGCGGGCCAGGGGCAGGCTCTTCGAGAACAGGATAGTGGTCTGGGACATCGAGGAGTCCCGCAGGCTGTTCAAAGAAGGGTACTACGGCAAGCCCCTTGGCATCCCGAAGCCGAAGGACTTCCTGTTCGACGCCCCCCTCATCCTAGACCTGATGGAAGGGTACTACCTGACCACCAAGAAGGTGATAGGGGTGGAAGACGCCTCGGGGAAGGAGATCGCCCCCAAGAAGCTCCACCAGCTGTGCGAGGCATCCTACAACGACTTCGCCGAGAAGTTCCAGGTCTACAGGAAGCTCAGGGAAGCCGGTTTCGTGGTGACCCCGGGGATAAAGTTCGGGTCGGACTTCGCGGTCTACGAACACGGGCCGGGGATAGACCACGCCCCTTACATCGTCCAGGTGGTCTCCCCCGACTCGAAGATGACTGCGACCTCGATGGTGAGGTCGGGGAGGCTGGCCACCACGGTGAGGAAGCAGTTCATCATCGCCATCTCAGACAAGGACAGGAAGACGATCGACTTCCTGAGGTACGACTGGTGGCGTGCCTAG
- a CDS encoding DUF47 family protein, which translates to MSGQEGEIQARRRVVVVLQDEMRRVLDATRVLLEEFNGLAKGEKNEVSAALEKVKRAEEDVMTLRTALIRELSQVGTLLVNREDIMRGAFAVEDIFGHINGVAFKMSQLQKGSAKNKKYRDSVLQLLGLLIDGISKLNDGIRALSINPDQAIQMAAQVQQIESSMDTDYREAVAMVMRTATNVKELITVKDVLESIENCADVMLVAANASTILAMGM; encoded by the coding sequence GTGTCAGGACAAGAAGGGGAGATCCAGGCAAGGAGGCGCGTCGTCGTAGTCCTCCAGGATGAGATGAGGCGGGTCTTGGACGCTACACGAGTCCTCCTCGAAGAGTTCAACGGCCTGGCGAAGGGGGAGAAGAACGAGGTGTCTGCGGCCCTGGAGAAGGTCAAGAGGGCCGAGGAGGACGTCATGACCCTCAGGACGGCGCTGATCCGGGAGCTCTCCCAGGTCGGGACCCTCCTGGTCAACCGCGAGGACATCATGAGGGGGGCTTTCGCAGTGGAGGACATCTTCGGGCACATAAACGGCGTCGCCTTCAAGATGTCGCAGCTGCAGAAGGGGTCGGCCAAGAACAAGAAGTACAGGGACTCGGTGCTCCAGCTCCTCGGGCTCCTCATCGACGGCATATCGAAGCTGAACGACGGCATCCGGGCGCTGTCGATCAACCCGGACCAGGCGATACAGATGGCGGCCCAGGTCCAGCAGATAGAAAGCTCGATGGACACCGACTATCGTGAAGCGGTCGCCATGGTGATGCGGACCGCCACCAACGTCAAGGAGCTGATAACGGTCAAGGACGTCCTCGAGTCCATAGAGAACTGCGCTGACGTGATGCTGGTCGCGGCCAACGCCAGCACCATACTCGCGATGGGGATGTAG
- a CDS encoding SPFH domain-containing protein — protein MATADIIDYVVYLVVVIAAIAIIASTIKILREYERLVVFRLGRLVGARGPGVVFVLPFINRTSRVDLRERFLEVPHQTCITKDNAPVDIDFLIYNKVTEATQSIVQVQNFEGASIGIATTTLRAVVGDIPLDELLAKREEINQILRTKLDEVTERWGIKVTNVEIREITPPADVQQAMVRQMSAERTRRATVTEADGKREASILVAEGDKKSNILRAEGDKQAQVLRAEGYAGALNQIFGAAKGIDSKTMVLQYLDTLKALGASPSTKYIFPMEFTNLIAPLRDYAKESDKK, from the coding sequence ATCGCGACCGCTGACATCATCGACTACGTCGTTTACTTGGTCGTGGTCATAGCCGCCATCGCCATCATCGCGTCCACGATCAAGATACTGCGGGAGTACGAGCGGCTTGTGGTGTTCAGACTGGGGAGGCTCGTCGGGGCCAGGGGCCCCGGGGTCGTCTTCGTCCTTCCGTTCATCAACAGGACCAGCAGGGTGGACCTCAGGGAGAGGTTCCTGGAGGTCCCGCACCAGACGTGCATCACGAAGGACAACGCGCCGGTAGACATCGACTTCCTGATCTACAACAAGGTGACCGAAGCCACCCAGAGCATTGTCCAGGTGCAGAACTTCGAGGGCGCCTCGATAGGGATAGCCACCACCACGCTGAGGGCTGTGGTGGGGGACATACCGCTGGACGAGCTGCTCGCGAAGAGGGAAGAGATCAACCAGATCCTCAGGACCAAGCTGGACGAGGTCACGGAGAGGTGGGGGATCAAGGTGACCAACGTCGAGATCAGGGAGATCACACCCCCGGCCGACGTGCAGCAGGCGATGGTCCGCCAGATGTCCGCTGAAAGGACCAGGCGGGCGACCGTCACCGAGGCGGACGGGAAGAGGGAGGCGTCCATCCTTGTGGCCGAAGGGGACAAGAAGTCTAACATCCTCAGGGCGGAAGGGGACAAGCAGGCCCAGGTACTGAGGGCGGAGGGGTACGCAGGCGCTTTGAACCAGATCTTCGGGGCGGCGAAGGGGATAGACTCCAAGACCATGGTCCTCCAGTACCTCGACACGCTGAAGGCCCTCGGCGCCTCGCCGTCGACGAAGTACATCTTCCCCATGGAGTTCACCAACCTGATTGCCCCGCTGAGGGACTACGCCAAGGAAAGCGACAAGAAGTAA
- a CDS encoding nodulation protein NfeD, whose product MRLLTFALAAALVLALALQAVPAHGQAPTGTCQAGTYYVASLNAGIDPGAADFLTSSISNAESVGACNFVLVLVTDGGDGASMQTMITAIQGYQQWGGNFTTVVAPQGAYAFSAGSYIAESSNQIFMEPGTTIGSATPIVSGIPTGEENSTMTKDINAFSSYMSTLTADHGRNQTATSLMVTKGVSYPDQLALKEHVVNGVIDSTTVQGALAYLGVPASTPVNTPGIRSTLISVLSNPNVSSLLFLLGVFAVFADIYHPTVILSAVGVVMVALALFGLGVFGASPLAILLMVVGSAFIFLEVKTQHGISALIGVVVFILGFFLIYQFPPAAASSPASGPLPAATFSGIPDIAWGLIVGLSAAVVVAGLYLRSIRDALRRRPKVNDPSALVGRQGTMESDLRGGGRGVASVASEEWSVTSSQELKKGDLVTVKGVSGNTLTVEKLST is encoded by the coding sequence TTGAGGCTTCTGACGTTCGCGCTGGCCGCGGCCCTGGTCTTGGCGCTCGCGCTGCAGGCGGTCCCGGCCCACGGCCAGGCCCCCACTGGGACGTGCCAGGCGGGGACCTACTACGTGGCGTCCCTCAACGCCGGGATCGACCCGGGCGCCGCCGACTTCCTCACCTCGAGCATATCCAACGCGGAGTCCGTGGGCGCCTGCAACTTCGTCCTGGTCCTCGTCACAGACGGGGGGGACGGGGCGAGCATGCAGACGATGATCACGGCCATCCAGGGGTACCAGCAGTGGGGCGGGAACTTCACGACGGTGGTCGCCCCGCAGGGGGCCTACGCCTTCTCTGCGGGGTCTTATATCGCCGAGTCGTCCAACCAGATATTCATGGAGCCCGGGACGACGATAGGCTCGGCCACCCCCATAGTCTCGGGGATCCCGACCGGGGAGGAGAACTCCACCATGACCAAGGACATCAATGCCTTCTCCTCCTACATGTCCACCCTCACCGCCGACCACGGGCGGAACCAGACGGCGACCTCTCTGATGGTGACCAAGGGGGTGTCGTACCCTGACCAGCTGGCGCTGAAGGAGCACGTCGTCAACGGAGTGATAGACTCGACGACGGTCCAGGGCGCGCTCGCCTACCTCGGGGTCCCTGCTTCGACCCCGGTCAACACCCCGGGGATCAGGTCCACGCTCATCTCGGTGCTCAGCAACCCGAACGTCTCCAGCCTACTCTTCCTGCTGGGGGTCTTCGCGGTCTTCGCCGACATCTATCACCCCACCGTCATACTCTCCGCGGTGGGGGTCGTGATGGTCGCGCTCGCCCTCTTCGGGCTGGGGGTCTTCGGCGCGTCCCCTCTGGCGATACTCCTGATGGTGGTGGGGTCCGCGTTCATCTTCCTGGAGGTCAAGACCCAGCACGGGATCAGCGCCCTGATCGGGGTCGTCGTGTTCATCCTCGGGTTCTTCCTGATCTACCAGTTCCCCCCGGCCGCAGCCAGCTCCCCCGCCTCGGGGCCGCTTCCGGCCGCCACCTTCTCGGGGATCCCCGACATCGCCTGGGGGCTGATAGTCGGCCTCAGCGCTGCCGTCGTGGTCGCCGGCCTCTACCTCAGGTCGATAAGGGACGCCCTCCGCCGGAGGCCGAAGGTGAACGACCCCTCCGCCCTGGTGGGGCGCCAGGGGACCATGGAGTCGGACCTCAGGGGAGGCGGGAGAGGGGTCGCCTCCGTCGCGTCCGAGGAGTGGAGCGTCACCTCCTCCCAGGAGCTCAAGAAGGGGGACCTGGTAACGGTTAAAGGGGTCAGCGGGAACACGTTGACCGTAGAGAAGTTGTCAACTTGA
- the upp gene encoding uracil phosphoribosyltransferase codes for MIKEQVTLARDRRTSQVAFRKAIYRLGRLMAYEFLRTMETQDEEVETPLGVSRGGRVKGNDKIVIILVLRAAIPFVEGMYKNFPMARTGVISAWRGDPPDFPIEVSYAKIPQIRKDDVVVIADPMLATGHTLLEVARRVAKQGSPRRLAFFSIISTMQGIRYVAKGFPRAEFYTCAIDPGLDERGYIVPGLGDAGDRAFGPPR; via the coding sequence ATGATCAAGGAGCAGGTCACGCTCGCGAGAGACAGGCGCACCAGCCAGGTCGCATTCAGGAAGGCGATCTACCGGCTCGGGCGTCTGATGGCTTACGAGTTCCTCAGGACGATGGAGACCCAGGACGAAGAGGTCGAGACCCCCCTCGGCGTGTCGAGGGGAGGGAGGGTCAAGGGGAACGACAAGATAGTCATCATACTTGTGCTGAGGGCGGCGATCCCTTTCGTAGAAGGGATGTACAAGAACTTCCCCATGGCCAGGACCGGGGTGATAAGCGCCTGGAGGGGGGACCCGCCTGACTTCCCCATCGAAGTGAGCTACGCCAAGATACCCCAGATCAGGAAGGACGACGTGGTGGTGATCGCGGACCCGATGCTCGCGACCGGACATACGCTCCTCGAAGTGGCGAGGAGGGTGGCGAAGCAGGGGAGCCCGAGGAGGCTGGCGTTCTTCTCTATCATCTCCACCATGCAGGGGATCCGCTATGTCGCCAAGGGGTTCCCCCGGGCCGAGTTCTACACCTGTGCCATAGATCCGGGGCTGGACGAGCGCGGGTACATCGTCCCGGGGCTGGGGGACGCCGGGGACAGGGCGTTCGGTCCCCCCCGCTGA
- a CDS encoding CBS domain-containing protein, translated as MAPDEPMEAAVRVIAEHGTDALVWDRGSPIGVVRMIDLARALAAGKQPGVAKISEVMSSPAPVVMEGASLKEVADVARTSKVRTVYVSDGRNIVGTVELDELFDLMSSSWGNVDAHKALSAIARVRIAELVSTKSMSVDQIAKEIGMKPITVRHHLTVLKAGGMVDTEQLRGKIGRPTTLFRGVGYFRRKQLP; from the coding sequence GTGGCCCCTGACGAGCCGATGGAGGCCGCGGTCCGTGTGATAGCCGAGCATGGGACTGACGCCCTCGTGTGGGACAGAGGGAGTCCGATAGGGGTGGTGCGGATGATAGACCTCGCGAGAGCCCTGGCGGCCGGAAAGCAGCCAGGCGTCGCCAAGATCTCGGAAGTGATGTCCAGTCCTGCCCCGGTCGTCATGGAGGGCGCATCACTCAAGGAGGTCGCAGACGTGGCCCGGACTTCCAAGGTCAGGACGGTCTACGTCAGCGACGGCAGAAACATAGTGGGGACGGTCGAGTTGGACGAGCTCTTCGACCTGATGTCCTCCTCCTGGGGGAACGTCGACGCCCACAAGGCCCTCTCCGCCATCGCCAGGGTCAGGATAGCAGAGCTTGTCTCTACGAAGTCGATGAGCGTCGACCAGATAGCCAAGGAGATCGGGATGAAGCCCATCACGGTAAGGCACCACCTGACCGTCTTGAAGGCCGGAGGGATGGTCGACACCGAGCAGCTGCGAGGGAAGATCGGGAGGCCGACCACCCTGTTCCGGGGGGTCGGGTACTTCCGGAGGAAGCAGCTTCCTTAG
- a CDS encoding ATP-dependent DNA ligase — MDYSEVASKYDELEAISGRNEITRVLADLLKSTPKDELASLAYMTQGKLRPDYEGVELGVAEKLALRALANAAGLSQDRVYAVYVKHGDIGTAAEELLTSKNQGTLFSEGLTLRRVYDTLLRIARQSGSGSMDAKLRELASLLNDASPLEAKFIMRTVTGELRLGVADYTVLDASALAFLGGKEARGPIEHAYNVHPDLGFIVASAAAKGLKGLEGVSAEVGVPIRPMLAERLSSAEAIVEKMGGKTVAAEYKLDGERLQIHRDGNKVALFSRRLEVVTSHYPDAADLVREHVKARRAILEAEVVAINQDTGEYLPFQELMHRRRKYGVEQAISDYPVALNFFDILLAGASDLTGKPYAARRKKLEQVVEQTARTRPVPRISTSSPREMEKFMEDAITDGCEGLVVKDPDSPYRAGAREFAWIKLKREYRSELTDTIDLVVIGGFHGRGRRAGTFGTYLLGAYDSKRGVFTSVAKVGTGFSDQDLEKLPRLLEPYESRVKPPGVESNMVPDVWFRPHLVIEVIAAELTLSPVHTAAMGRVRQGAGISLRFPKYTGKNRDDKAPEDATTVEEIVEMYQGQVKRVSG, encoded by the coding sequence TTGGACTACTCCGAGGTCGCCTCGAAGTACGACGAGCTGGAGGCCATATCCGGGAGGAACGAGATCACGAGGGTCCTCGCCGACCTGCTGAAGTCTACACCGAAAGACGAGCTCGCCTCCCTGGCTTACATGACACAAGGGAAGCTCCGCCCTGACTACGAGGGGGTCGAGCTAGGGGTGGCCGAGAAGCTCGCTCTCCGGGCGCTCGCCAACGCCGCCGGCCTCTCCCAGGACAGGGTCTATGCCGTCTACGTCAAGCACGGCGACATCGGGACCGCGGCCGAGGAGCTCCTGACGAGCAAGAACCAGGGGACGCTGTTCAGCGAGGGGCTGACCCTGCGGAGGGTCTACGACACGCTCCTGCGGATAGCCCGCCAGAGCGGCTCCGGGTCTATGGACGCGAAGCTGAGGGAGCTGGCCTCCCTGCTCAACGACGCTTCGCCCCTCGAGGCGAAGTTCATCATGCGGACGGTCACGGGGGAGCTCAGGCTCGGCGTCGCCGACTACACGGTCCTCGACGCGTCCGCACTGGCGTTCCTGGGAGGGAAGGAGGCACGGGGCCCCATCGAGCACGCGTACAACGTCCACCCTGACCTGGGTTTCATCGTGGCCAGCGCCGCAGCGAAGGGGCTCAAGGGGCTCGAGGGGGTGTCAGCGGAGGTCGGCGTCCCCATAAGGCCGATGCTGGCCGAGAGGCTCTCGTCAGCCGAGGCCATAGTCGAGAAGATGGGGGGGAAGACCGTGGCAGCGGAGTACAAGCTCGACGGGGAGCGGCTCCAGATCCACCGGGATGGGAACAAGGTCGCGCTCTTTTCCAGGCGGCTCGAGGTCGTCACATCCCACTATCCTGACGCGGCCGACCTCGTCAGGGAGCACGTGAAAGCACGGAGGGCCATCCTCGAAGCCGAGGTGGTCGCCATAAACCAGGACACCGGCGAGTACCTCCCCTTCCAGGAGCTGATGCACAGGAGGAGGAAGTACGGCGTAGAGCAGGCGATTTCCGACTACCCTGTGGCGCTGAACTTCTTCGACATCCTCCTGGCCGGGGCGTCAGACCTGACAGGGAAGCCCTACGCAGCCAGGAGGAAGAAGCTCGAGCAGGTGGTGGAGCAGACCGCGCGGACCCGGCCCGTCCCGCGGATATCCACCTCCAGCCCAAGGGAGATGGAGAAGTTCATGGAGGACGCGATAACTGACGGGTGCGAAGGCCTGGTGGTGAAGGACCCGGACTCCCCCTATAGGGCCGGCGCCAGGGAGTTCGCCTGGATCAAGCTCAAGCGCGAATACAGGAGCGAGCTCACTGACACCATAGACCTGGTGGTGATAGGCGGGTTCCACGGGAGGGGGAGGAGGGCCGGGACCTTCGGCACGTATCTGCTCGGCGCCTACGACTCGAAGCGGGGGGTCTTCACGAGCGTCGCCAAGGTGGGGACCGGGTTCTCCGACCAGGACCTGGAGAAGCTCCCTCGGCTCCTGGAACCTTACGAAAGCCGCGTCAAGCCCCCCGGGGTGGAGTCGAACATGGTCCCGGACGTCTGGTTCAGGCCCCACCTTGTGATCGAAGTGATCGCGGCGGAGCTCACGCTCTCTCCAGTCCACACCGCGGCCATGGGAAGGGTCAGGCAGGGGGCCGGGATCTCGCTCAGGTTCCCCAAGTACACAGGGAAGAACAGGGACGACAAGGCCCCCGAGGACGCGACCACCGTAGAAGAGATAGTGGAGATGTATCAGGGGCAGGTCAAGCGGGTCAGCGGGTGA
- a CDS encoding DNA-directed RNA polymerase subunit K, whose protein sequence is MSPTKTVRKSRQPSLTGFEVKIGPPKLTRFERARIVGARSLQLAMGAPAFVPLEGAYKGPIATAMLELEADALPISIRRSLPNGLTQDIPIKALA, encoded by the coding sequence TTGTCCCCAACTAAGACCGTCAGGAAGTCGAGACAGCCGTCGCTTACAGGTTTTGAGGTCAAGATAGGCCCCCCGAAGCTCACCCGTTTCGAAAGGGCGCGGATAGTCGGCGCGAGGTCGCTTCAGCTCGCCATGGGCGCCCCGGCTTTCGTACCACTGGAAGGGGCGTACAAGGGGCCGATAGCGACCGCGATGCTCGAGCTGGAAGCTGACGCGCTCCCCATCTCCATCCGAAGGTCGCTCCCCAACGGCCTTACCCAGGACATCCCCATCAAGGCGCTCGCCTAG